Genomic segment of Diceros bicornis minor isolate mBicDic1 chromosome 29, mDicBic1.mat.cur, whole genome shotgun sequence:
GTCAGAGGCCAGCactgaacaaataaatatatacaaacataaagaaagaaagaaagtaaatataGCAAAGGTACAGAAGCTCCCCAAAGAAGATGCTGCAGCTGAGTTGACTGTTGTCTTTAAATGTTTATACTCACGACTGCGGGAAGAGGTGGCTCGTCCTACAATTGTTCTCCTGGGTTTCTCTCCCTCTTCAGTAGCCCTCTcgcactgtttttgtttttcaagagcTCAATCATCTGTTTAGATTATGACAACTCCTTTAGTAGGAGGAAGAAACCGTAAGGTACTAACTGTTCAGAATAGCTCAGGTCTCATGTTGCTAATTTTGGCCTGTCACAGGCTTTTCTAGACTTTCTCGGTtcctgccctccccctcccccccttaTTTTTAACTTCTGGTTCAAGGCCAAAGCCATTTCTTTCAGCTCTCCAAGTCCCTGCTACTCAAAACGTGGTCTGTAGACCAGGAGCGTTGGCCTCAGCTGGAGCTTTGTAAAAATGCAGACTGACAGGCTGGCCGctgaatcagagtctgcattttaaacGAGATCTCCAGGTGATTCGGATGCACATGCAAGTGTGGGAATTACTGCTTACTTGAAGTCACTGATAAACTGGAAATCTATTCTTTCTGGCTTGACCCACTTACATCTAATAATAAatctaataataatcataattacAGTAATAACAGCTGGAATCTATTAACCAGTTACTATACATCAGGCACCATTTTAAGTGTTTTACATACTTGTTTGAGCCCCCAATAGTCTTATGACATAGGTATTATTTTACAGAGGAAGCAGCTGtggtacagagaggttaattaacttgagAGTTACACAGTAAGTTGGAGAGCAGGGATGTGGAACCTGGCGTAACCCCTCTATTATCCTGCTTTCCTTGTTTATGAGAGGCAGAGTGGTGGAGTGGCAAAAAGATGAGTTTCCAAGTCTGAAAGACCCAGGATAAATCCTACTTTAGCCTCTTACAAGCTGTAGGACAGGGGAAAGGCCGTTTATCCTGTCTGGGCCTCACTTCCTCATATTGTTACTACacaaggtggggggtgggggcgttGTCTGCCCGCCACAAGACATGCCAGTAGtcaaaaggcaaggaaggaggagaaaaagggttttattacagcttgctagcaagggggaagatggccgactaatgtccaaaagaaccatcttaagggagcacagaatcttgaagcagttatataggccagtgggttataggggaaggggttaggaatgttgaccctctggtgttacagactgggagtcaccacaccagatctttcagttttccttgatgatggctatcagcatagactctctgtttgggggtcatcacattcctcaagaactcaaaagaacaaagtcatcGTCTTatggcagctgggaggtacatgcacaagcagggatcTACAAAGCAATTAGATCTCCtgaagggtgcatatccagctgggttagttagtcagaggtcattcaaagttacaatgctttttttctacaatatggcttcccttatgtcaaccttgtgttaaGCTGGTATCAATATATGGTGCATAATTTGCACTCACTATTAATTTgcaggtttctttctttctttttctactcaCAGTACTACCACGGATTAAGTTCTTTCTTTGTGCACGGTCCCAGTCATCCTCCTGAGCTGTCCTTGTTCTAAAGGCTTTCCCTCTTTTAGCTCCACCCTCAAacttctcttcacatcctcttgctttaaatttctcctttttataaactTCACTATCGTGGTAATCCTCCCACATTATCATTATGCCTTGGGCTTCCCATTTCTCTTAAATGGTATCTCCTGGAGTCATTTAATTCGATGTTCTTCTTCGAGCCTATTTTTGCCTTTAAAACAAATCATCAGCATGGCTATATATTTATTGCAGTGTTTCATATTTGGAGGTGGTTTTTGTTTCTAGAATATATATTCTGTGTGAAGCAAGTATGTTGGAGACTGAATATAATCACAACTTTGGTGAAAAGGAGCCTAGAACCAGAGCCATAAATATTTAGGCTTGGGTGACTGGTTTTTGACTTACTGGAAGCAGAGCTTCTGTCATGCAGCTCAACACACTTTCCAGCCCCATAAGCTGTGGTCAAGATGGGGCAAGTAAGTGGGCTGTCAAAATCAAACTGATCAGAAAAATATATTGCTTGGACTTTTCACATTTGCTGGTAAGATCAGGAGTGTACTTGAGGCTAACAGAGGTCAGAGATTAACAGAAATTAAAAGCTGAATTCCCTATTCCAAACCAAATCCAATATATCGGAGGAATAAAGTTCTTACACATGATTCTGAtagaatattaattttataaaggtAAATAGGACTGTTGTCTTCCAGGTGATTTTGCAGCATATCTCAGAACAGCCCTTATATTTGGAAAGATTGGTGCTATTTCTGGTTTCCCGGTTTGTATGTTTAATACCAGCAAAATAGTAGTGCCATGGGAATAAGTAAAACTCTTATAGTTTCATGGTCCTTTTTCTCCCCCCTCCCAGCTCTGGGTTGAGAGACCACGATGTAATTGTCGGCATAAATGGGCAACCTGTTACCACCACAAGCGATGTTATTGAAGCTGTTAAGGACAATGATTCCGTTTCCATCATGGTTCGTCGGGGAAGTCAAACGGTGATCCTGACAGTCACACCTGAAATAATCAATTAAGTATCTTCCTTTAGAGAGAAATTATCTAACAAAACCAAAGCCATATTACCTGGTTTGTATTGAAGATGTGCCAAAGATGGCAAGGGGTTTTAGGATctctttccacacacacacacacgcacacgttcAGGGATCATTAGGTTGGCAATGCTATACTGCTGCTAAGAAGTCCTACTAAAGCACGTGGAAGAAGGACATGGTGCCAGGAAGTCTGGGGAgctgataaaattttatttaaagataggaaacaactgaaaaacaggcACAGTTTCTCATTTAACCTTGACAGGATCCTTTAGTATTTTAAAACTTCTCTATAGCCACAAACTGGAtataacacaaacacaaacacacacaccataGATCTATCTACCAAATATTAAGAAACAACCTGAATCCAGAGTGGAAAGGAAATCAAATTtctaattcttttgttttttgaggaagattggtcctgagctaacatctgttgccaatcttcctccttttttccttttctctccaaagccccagtagatagttgtatgtcatagttgtatatccttctagttgccctatgtgggactctgcctccgcatggcttggtgagtggcgcataggtccgctcccaggatctgaactggggaacctcaggccactgaagtggagcacgtgaacttaaccactacaccactgggccggcccctcaaatttttaataatattcctTTACTACATCAGTTTTTGAGGTTGTATCACATTTGGCCAGGGTTTGTGGATACAGAGGATGGGCATCATTTAGCAGTCAAATTGAAACTGACAATGTCGATTGCCAGAGAGGAATATCAAAGATGCTCAAGTTATCACTCTAGCAGTGGAAACAACTTTGGTCTCCTACAGCTTTTTACTGTGAGAAGTGCTTCTATAAAACACATACTTTAATAACTTAGACTTTTACCTTTTTACCCAAACTCTTCCTCCTAGAAATGTTAATGATTTTGAGTCTGAAAGCTgccaaagtttttttttctttttttttttttaaagaaaatagtgtTTGATGGGGTTTGTGAATATCcttaagaagattaaaaaaaatggtgAGATGAGGCAAGATTTGTGCCTTAACATAGTATCTTATCTTGGgtaagattttaattttagtttttgttttccagatttctcTTAGAagtgagtttatttttttttaatatggtatcCTTGAACCCCCTTAAATTCTATGCAAAATGTTAtgtgtatgtgcatttttctggggagagggTCCAGTTTCTTCATGACTCAGAacagtttaaaaaatactgtCTTAGAGTAAAGACAGTATGAATAAGAATCTACCAATTATTGCTGTTATTAACAAGGTTAAGGTCAATGTGGTACAGAACTTTCTGGACAGAAAATAATCTGTTTTACCTTTTACACAATTGTCACCATTTAATAATATAAGAACAGTGATCATATTAATCAGGGATAATAAACCTGAAACTTTTAGGAAAGCTGCTTCATAATGATAGAGCATTTGCAGAGTTATTTTAACTGTGATTCTTGGTCTTTAAGTTAATTATTATGAGACTACACTTTGAGTAGTTCTATCTTGATTGTTTCTAGAATTTATAAGTTATCCCAAATAGCAGGCTTAGTTTGACTTGCCCACAAAGTCCTccttttactttatatttaacaGTTCTTTTCAACTTAGATTGTAAAGGATGGGAACGAAGTTTTTAAAACCACTTATAATTTGGAACATTTCCTTTTATTCCCAGTGATTTTGGAATGCAAAAGCTTGATTGTTACTCTTTCCCTGTGAATGACTGCTGTAGTCCACAGTGAGAGCTTCTGGTACCATGCTTATTTTGACAGAATATGTTCAGTTTCTCTTTGTCCCCATAAATCACATCCTAACTCTACCCAGCACTCAGTACTAATATCCTTTAAGTAAGAGTCTGTTTTCCTTTCCAAGGGCCTGAGGCTCCTCATCTTATCTTACCTAATCGTGAATAATAGTTTTAGAGTTACTTGTATGAAATCTTTTTTTACCAGCGTACAACATGGGCTCTCTAAACTGGTAAATACAAATTTTTAGACAGGAAAATTCTGTCAAGAGGATAGTTTACCCATGTGTGATACCGTTGGCTTTCAAAACATAACTGGAATGAAGAAATTATTGTACTGTATATATTGCCTCTCGAGCATAATAATTATGAAACAAAAGCATTTATTAATAGGATGGTTCATTTCAAACGCCTAGCCTTTAGCAAAACAGATTTAATTTTGAGTTTCAGTCTACCTATTGAAAATATCCAAACAGCATTCCAGGTTGGCAAAATTTATTCTGCAATTTAAATTCAGAAAGTCAGAATTTCAGTGTATATTAAAATCCATGGCCATTTCTACTTCTGCTGAAGATTTCTATCGGTTCAGCTTTAGATCTCTTCTGTAAGAAGACTCAGGGTCACAAAAGGCGCAAGGCTAAAAATATTCACTTTGCTCATCCTGTTGGGTCCACTTGCTCCAAAGGACTGAAGATACAGCAATGTACAGAAATAAAGAGCATGGAAACCCTTCTGCAGCTTATAAGTTAGTCACTCTCCTTTGTATTTTGTACACGAGGAAAGGTACAAACTTGATTCCCACAATACTGTTTGCTTGTCATTTCTAGTCTGCAAGGTAAAATTTGGGTTGAAAATCCAGTCCAAAGAAACCTTCCTAACCAAACTCATTCTGTCCAAAGAGGGAAAGTAATGGTCGTTTCTGATATCAAGGAAGAGTTCTGAGCCTGTAGAGATGAATTCAGAAGACTTGCCTCTCTGGGCCATAACAGCAGCTCTTTTTAGTAAACAGTGCACCAATTGCTGCCATCACTTGGCATCAGCCCTCCAGTAATAAGCAAAATAAGGTCAACAAACCACCAAATCCCAAGTCCTCCAAGTGTCAACAGCTTCCCTACTGCTGTGCCAGTGTGTCCCAGACAGAAACGATCCACTCCAAAACATCCCAGGAAGAAAGAGTAGAGTAAAGTGGTTATGAAGTAGTGTCCGGTATACCTAgacaaaaggaattaaaaagaagaTGTATaccacataaaaattaaaacacttaaTGAATTCAACATAAGGAAAAGATGGTGCAGCAGTCCCTCTGTGGCTTCTTACTCCCTTAGCTCCCGCAAACAGAAAGTCTCTAGTTGGTCTGGAGTCTCAAGAGTACTTGCTAAGAAATGGAGGACCTATAAGAACAAATATTGAGTTGGACTGGACAAGAAATTATCAAGCACAGCTGCATAACAGGCATCGAGGTAGAAGTAGAGTCTGGGCCCCATTCCCCGCCACAGGCTCTTTTCCTGAGGCTGGAGTTCTGAATGTAGTTCTCTAACGAAGTGTTGTCTTTCCTTAAATGAACACTGGTCTCCATATACCTTTCCTGCTGTTTTGTGGCAACTAAACACCAGACTTCTTCATAAGGACTTCTGCCTTATAGACTGTGATGACACTCAATTGCAGCTGCTCTGATGTCATCACTAAACGCAGTCATAGACTCTCTATTAGCAAACGGTACAAGTAAATTCTGTGCCTTCAAGCAGAATTTACAGAAATAaccctaattcttttttttaatttatttattttttccccaaagccccagtagatacttgtatgtcatagctgcacatccttctaattgctgtatgtgggactcggcctcagcatggccggagaagcggtgtgacggtgcgtgcccgggatctgaacccgggctaccagcagcggagcgcgcacacttaactgctaagccatggggccggcccaaccctAATTCTTCAACTGTAAGACAAACTAATTTTCAGGGAGAGAGGCCCACACTTTTAATAATAAAACCTTTATTCCTTAAATACTAGGCTATTTTCACAGGATTTATGCCTATCATAGGAATTCTGGAGCTAGATCATCTGGTCCAACtccttcactctgttgatgaggGGACAGAGACTCTGGGCATCCAAAGATACTTAGCAAGTTGGTGAAAGAGACATTTAGAACTTATAGCCTCTGGTCTCACGTCCAGTGTCCTCCCTATTATAACAACATTGCCCCTAACCATGGATTATGCACAGTAGTAATCATGTTGCCCCTCTAACACTTAAGGTAAAGGAAGTCACATCAAGAGATGACAAGGAAAACAGCTCTACCTCCATCCAAGCAACAACTACCCCATTCAAAGTAACACTTACTTTATACAAGGTTTATTCTCTCGTAGGAAGGTCCTGGGACTAGCACACTCAATTCCATCTAGGGCCCGGCACTGGACTGAAGTGTGTTCCACGTCACTGTAGGCCTGACCACCGAACTGTGATGACAACCAAACCAAAACATACAAAACTAACAAACTCACCAAAGCAAGTAACACAAAacatatcttattttatttattgtttttttttgtgaggaagatcagccctgagctaacatccatgctaaggatggctgaggaagaccggctctgagctaacatctattgccaatcctcctccttttttttttcccccaaagccccagtagatagttgtacgtcatagttgcacatccttctagctgctgtatgtgggacgcagcctcagcatggccggagaagcggtgcgttggtgcgcgcccaggatccgaaccctggccggccagtagcggagcgcgcgtacttaaccgctaagccatggggccggccctacaaaaCATATCTTTATACTAATTAATAAAAGCTGACTCAGGACAATAATTATTCTAACAAAGTTGGAGTAAAGCTATACTAAAGAGCAAAGAATTTAGTGATATACTTCAAGTGATTTTACATTAGTCTATCCTAAATTGacattgttttaaataaacttttttttcttctttatgactggcttctttaatAGTATcgtaaaaaaaatttataatcagTTTCATTAAATGCCATTTAGAACACATGGACAAAATGCTTTAATTATCCCATATTTACAGGAAAAAGAGCACATTACTGAACATTTGGGAATGGGTATTTAAAAAGTCAATGTGTACTAGAGggctgttttatatatatatgttataaatgaACATAATTAGGAAAGAACTCAGAATATCAACTGACCCAGGACTTCATTTAGGTCATGAATGTGTGATTATCAGATATCTGTAGTACATCTATAGTATAAGTTTAAATTCCAGCAAAATATTTGAGAACAGGACCTCTGACCTTTTGTGTTACTGAATTCTAGCAGAGAAAGCACAGCTGTTCATTCTCTCCTGGCACCTTATTAAGTGTGTCACTGCTATTTTTGTTGGAGCATTCCTCAAAGGCAAGGGAGTGGGAAATAAGGATGCTTACTCCTTGTACCTCCCCCTGGACTCAGGCGCCTGAGTGAGTACTGCCGGTCCTCTAGAACTTCTGGGGGAAGTGACAGTTCGAGTGCCTTGACAGGAtcaacccattttttaattaaaatgggcaaaagtaaGTTATCTCTCTACAATGCTAACTCAAACTTTTATCAATAATTATCATTAGAACAAAATCTCATtgtattgaaaatatttctttacacATGATTGCAGAAAGAGTTTCCTTTTTGGTCTTATTACTTTCTGGTTTATTCCGATTTAGTACAAAGAGTTTTCCCATAACTCTCTTACATCTGACTGAATCTTGATTTGCATTACGCAGCATAATACAACATAATGGTGAGTCCACAGTGTGGAGGCAGTACATGAACTTCACTGGTTTTTGGGAGACTGACTAGGAAGTGTGCACTCAACTTTAGGGATATTATTAATGGAACTGAATGGCTTCTTTCCACTCCAAGAGGCCATTGTTACCAAAGGCTTCTCCTTGACTGCTATAACCTCCTGAAAAGACATATACTGATGAACCCTATCTATTTCCTAAGGATGTGGCGGAAACTGCTTGCCCGGTGAAAAGAAAGATCATTGGCAAGAGGAGCGTTGCCCCAAATGCATGTGTACCAAAGATACTGCTCAATCCATCATCAGATTTAGAAAgtgcaaaagcttttttttttcctcttttaggaAAGTACATGCCTTGATGGATAGTCAGGGTGACATTTCAGCTTCAAATCTGTCAATCTCAATGGCCAAAGGAACCAAAGACAGGTTGGTCCTTGCACTTGGGTATTTTTGGCACAGAGACTGCTTCTTCCCGAGGAAACTAAATGTCTTGCTCTGCCACTGACCCCAGCCATGCTGGAAATTTCCATTAACAGTCATTTTAATGAATTCTACAAAAAGGTAACTTCATACTCCTTATACTTTTCTGTAACAACATTTAGCCAGTGCCATTTCTCTATAGAAGAGTTtgcttataaaacaaaacaaaaacccacctTGAGACAACCGTAACCAAGTTCCTGGGATGCGGTTGCATTTCCAACATGATCCACTGGGTCTTCACATTCTATAAATTCATCAGGTCTGTAAATCACCAGTAAGATCATGATCATCACCATCATATGATCTTTGCAAATGGCTGTTTAAATGTGTATTATCAAAACAGGCAAGAGACATTTATTCAGGTTTTCTGGGCTTTAATTTCATTCTGACTCTTCCCCAAGACAAGAGATGGTGTGAATTAGACTGAAGCACAGCAGGTCAAATAGATAGCCATCCAAATGACCCTTTTATTGGGGCAGGGGTGTGTTTCTGGTCCTATTTCTACACGGATTCGACTTCTGTCACGGCTTCATCTCTCCCGTAGCAAACGGCCACAAGGCTATGAGGGCAAAACTGAAGCCAAAGGATTCCCAGTTCTATCTGCATTTCCCAAACACCTTTTCTTATTTGACTAAAAAGAGACGTTAAGGTTCTGCAACGGTAAGGATATTGGTTTTTTTTAGGAAGTGCCTCGTAGGCAGGGACAACTAATTTACTCCATTTGTGCCTCACTCAGTACCAGCACCTACGATGGATTCTCCTTCCGTTAAAGGGAGCACGACAGAGAAGGCACAACCTCGGACCCTCTTCCGGAGGCTACATGATGTCACTCCTCCCTAGTTCTCCTCTTTCGGGATCCCAAGGGTCTGCCACTGACACACAAGGTTTCCCCTGCATGGGTAGAGGAGGGAGAAATCTGTCCTGAGATTTACCTCCCTCGCGGTGACTAGCAGGTTCTCAGGTGAAAAGGGTCCGGAAAAAAAAAGcagcctgcctccctcccacgtCCCTCCCACGTCCCGCCGCACAACACCCGTATGCCCCTGGCCTCGTCTCCATCCACCCGCCTCGATGACTGGGTAGCTTACAGGTAAGAGCAAAGGATGACTGGAGAGTGGGGGTCGCCATACTCCCAGCTCGGGGCGCCGGCGGAGCCCTCCGGGCGGGCGGCGCCAGCGGACGTGAGCTCGGGCTCGGCGGTAGCGTTGTGCGAGTGGCTTCGAGAGACACAATGCAGCAGAAGAAGATTCCCCAGCAGCAAAGCCGCCTGGCCGCAGAGAAGTAAATAACTCACCGGGCAACCACCCAGCACCATCTTCCCGGGCCCAGCGGCGGAGACCCGGCCTCAACCACAAACCCCGGGCGGCACCGCCGACCCAAGCCCGGCCTGCTCAGGCTTCTCCGGTGAGCCCCGCTCCTCGCCGCGAAACAGCCAATGGGCGCATAGCTTGACGCTCCGCCCAATCCGCGCCAACCAATCAGAAGAGGCTTCGTAGGGGGCGGGGCTGCGCGTCGCTTCTGCTTCTCAGTTCCTCTTCTGGGTCTCACGCTCCTCCTCTTCTGCTCCGAGTGCTTCCTCCGGctgtccctccacccccaggTGGGCGGGCCTGGGAGTAGAGGGTGGGGCGGATGGCGAGTGGGCGGGGCAGACTAATGCGGGGTTTCAGCGGCCGGAGAGAAACCCATTCTCCGGCCGGGGCCTGGATTTCTCCTGACGTCAGCGCAGCGAGCGCGAAGTCGGGAGCGAGCTCGGACTAGCGCCGAGTTGCGTCAGTGCCGAGCGCGTGTTCGCCCCCGGGCGCGCGCAGCCGGCCCGCGCTGGGGCCCCGGCAGGGCTGGGAAATGATGGAGCCGGCGGCGGCACGGGCGAGCGAGTGTTGAGGGGAACCTGCGGAATCGGCCGGGATGGGGTCGGGCGCGGGCTCGCCCTTTGGGACCCTCCGCTTCCAGTGGCTGCTGTTGTTGGGCTTGGTGGGCCCAATCCTCGGTGGGGCTCGGCCAGGTGGGTGTCCGCCCCCAGGGACCTTTGGGATTTCTGTTTCCTAGTGCTGGGACGCTCGGAGTTACCCCGGGGTGCCTGGGAGAGGAGGGGCCTGGCCGGGGGTCTGGACCCGGGGTCGGGAGGCGGAGCTGCTCCAGCTGCGTGTGGAGAGCTCTCGGACCCGAGGTTCGGGGTCAGGCGCCCCAGACCCTTCTTGGCACTGTTCTGTCTGGTTCCTCTTGCGTCTCCTGCTTGGCAGAGCCTCTGGCGGTGCGCCCCACCCCCATCTCGCGCATAGCGGGGTCCCCCAGACTCTCCCGGGACTGCTCGGGGTTCGACTCTGACCCTCGGAGTCGGCTGAGAGCCCTGGAGGCTGGGTGCGCGCCGAGGGTGTGTTCACATTTAAACTGCTTGGAGAATTGGAGCTCGGTCTTGCTTGTAGAGTTCATGTCACTTGGAAAGAGACCGGGAGATGGAACTTTTGCTCCAGGTTATCATAATTTACGTTTTGACGTTTATTTTAGTAGTGGAATCACCAGTAGGTCCACAGAGCTAAATTAACTGATGGGATAAAGGCGGGTGGGGAGGGTTGCTCATTTTTCTTGGGCcgttttttttttgtagtaagaGTAGTTCTTTTAGGAAACGAAGTGCTACATTTCTATAGCCAGTCTTTTATCTGCGTTTTTACTGGGTTCGTAATGTCTTAAATCCAGACAAATAATCCCCACTCTGCTTAACTCACAGGATTATCGTAAGAATTAAATCATTTATGTGAAATCGCTTTTGAATTATGAAAGTTCCCTTGATTATGTAAGGTATTTATATCGGAGATGCCCAAACATAGTGGAAACAAATCGCCAACACTCTAGCTTCTTTCTGGAAACAACTTCTTGATTTATTTTGGCTCTTGTATTAAATTATTGTTTGCatggctgtattttctttatcaGCCATAGAGTATGATGGAGAATGGGGATTTTTATTAAATCGTTGCCTTGAGAGTTGTTCAAAGGTGATGATGGAAGATTTCAATGCAGGACTGCTGACCTTCAGAAaactaattaaatttttttcttatctttggtTTATTCTTTTTCAGTTAAGTAAATTTGCCCCATTGCAGGAATATTGAAGCTCTAAATATTGAAACTTTATTGAATAGGAAGCTACCAAATCTTTTCTGGTTAAGATTGTTTTTGCTgtgaaaagaggagaattagcatagatgttagcttagggctgatcttcctcacacacacacaaaaataaataagattgttTTTGCTGTGGTGTTCTGGATCATTAACATTTACCAATATTTAAGTTGAGGTAGATTATACATCTGGAGTTTCAGTAATCCATGATTTTGTGTTTGCaaatataaataatgtatatttttattgttactgTAAAAATACTGTATTTCTAATGTTAATGTATGTATTGATTACATACCTGCATATGGAATATCCTTATGGTTTTTAACTGTGGCTGTAACAGTTTATGGTCAGTCCCTCACTTAAGCAAGCGTAGGCTTTCAAAATTTAGTCAACGTTTATAGAACTCCTATAAACACCATGCTCCGTACTTGTGGAGGCACAAAGGGTGACCAAATGTGCTAAATCTATCTGAGGGATGTTGGGGAAGGTTTTTACAGAGAAAGTGGTATTTGAACTGATCTATATGGGCGAATTCAAGTAAAGGGATAGGAATGCATTCTAAGCAGAAGAATTTTTGCTTAGAGTGTAGAAGGGTGATAGAACATGACTTGTTAGGGAATGATGAGAATGTCGTTAGGCAGTCGACATGAAAGGGAGGCAAGGAAAAACTAAGGTACCAGTTGGGGACAGCCTTCTGTGCGGTGCTGAGGTTGGACTTTACCCTGTAGGCAGTGCTTTGGGCACGGAGGTTTTTAATAGGGGTTTGACAACCAGATTTGCAATTAGGATAACTGGCAAGTGGAGGACAGAATATAGGAGGAAGAAACTGGAGGCTAGGAGAGATCAGTTAAGAGGCTTTTGTAATAGTGTGCAGTGAGTCAACTCATGTTTCCCTAGGGGAATGTTCTTCCAAAATCAGCTGACTCAATTTTTGCAATCCAGGATGTTTAAAACATGCACTGAAACATTTTCCGCTAATGAAAGAGGAATTGAAGGATCCAGTAAGTACCACCCACACGTCAGTTACACTAGACGTTAGGTAGGTTTTGGCAGGGTTTTTGCTACCATTTATAACAATGTGTCAATGAGGAAATGCAGTGTAAATTCCAAACAGCTGACACTaacatcaaacttttttttttaaactggggCTGACAAAAGTAACTATGTATCATTGTGAAAAATAACAAGGGGAATCAGGTGTGAAAcctcttcccattttcttttaaggTAGTAATTATGATGcacagacagatttttttttaagactagcATTCTAAGGGAAATGAGTTTTAAAGCTTACTCATGGTGAATCACTGTAAAATGAACTATGTAGTAAGAACTTAGGTCCatactaattttgtttttaagtgcCAGCAAATTATTTGAATTTGATATGTTTCTTGTTGTGCTGTCTAGGAGAATATAGTCTTTTAAACTTAAGGATAGTTTGCTTTTcaaaatcttaagtaaaaaataaaaacacctgtAATTAAAATATGTACAAAACAAGTTACTGGGTTCCAAGACAGTTTTCAAAAAGCACTTTAAATTTTACCTTGCCAAAGTTGACTTTATTGTTTGTGAAAAATCCTTGTTTATTACAGAATCTCCCAAAAGATGTAAGCTCTAAGTAACTGGAAGCTTTTTCTTGGAATAGCCACAAGCT
This window contains:
- the TM2D2 gene encoding TM2 domain-containing protein 2, coding for MVLGGCPVSYLLLCGQAALLLGNLLLLHCVSRSHSHNATAEPELTSAGAARPEGSAGAPSWEYGDPHSPVILCSYLPDEFIECEDPVDHVGNATASQELGYGCLKFGGQAYSDVEHTSVQCRALDGIECASPRTFLRENKPCIKYTGHYFITTLLYSFFLGCFGVDRFCLGHTGTAVGKLLTLGGLGIWWFVDLILLITGGLMPSDGSNWCTVY